Within the candidate division KSB1 bacterium genome, the region TATTCGTCATTAACATTCAACAACGCCACTGCAAACGCCGCGGCGCCTTCTTTTCTGCCGACGAATCCCAATTTCTCCGAGGTCGTGGCTTTGAGCGAAATCTGCCCCGGCGTGATGCCGAGCGCCGACGCGAGGTTTTGGCGCATTTGTTCGGCATACGGCATGACTTTCGGCGTTTCCAAAACGAGCGTGGCGTCAATGTTCGCGACGCGATAATTGTTTTTTTGCAGGAGCTGCGCGATTTCTTTTAATAGCAACAAGCTGCTGATATTG harbors:
- the ispF gene encoding 2-C-methyl-D-erythritol 2,4-cyclodiphosphate synthase — protein: MRIGFGYDVHPLVAGRKLIVGGVEISHDTGLAGHSDADVLCHAIGDALLGAANLGDLGRHFPDTEAKFANISSLLLLKEIAQLLQKNNYRVANIDATLVLETPKVMPYAEQMRQNLASALGITPGQISLKATTSEKLGFVGRKEGAAAFAVALLNVNDE